A genomic segment from Glycine soja cultivar W05 chromosome 20, ASM419377v2, whole genome shotgun sequence encodes:
- the LOC114402568 gene encoding probable protein arginine N-methyltransferase 6 isoform X1, whose translation MQQPEKQINAPAGMPLPERRRRRRSSGICATSGVRVQPQEEQQQVATRGTVLTDSDQFYFNWYAHIDVHEEMIKDRVRTDAYKNAIMRHKDFIRDKVVLDVGCGTGILAIFCAQAGARRVYAVEASNIALQTIRVVEANNLLNIITVLHGRVEDVEIGEKVDVIISEWMGYMLLCESMLGSVITARDRWLKPGGLVLPSKATLYMAPFTHAKRYRESIDFWRSVYGINMSAMVPLAKQCAFVGPSVETITSENVLAWPQVVKCVNCSSVTIPELESITTRFKFNSLVKAPLHGFAFWFDVEFTRLSPEPISFQLSTSLVDDHPVGSQRQDLRDPTLLLSTAPEALPTHWQQTLIYFYEPIELEQDQLIEGKVTLSQSQENHRNLNIELVYARSIICQSVCYVKVSDNIP comes from the exons ATGCAGCAGCCGGAGAAGCAGATTAACGCGCCAGCCGGAATGCCTCTCCCGGAGCGCCGGAGAAGGCGACGGAGCTCTGGTATATGTGCCACTTCCGGTGTTAGGGTTCAGCCAcaagaagaacaacaacaagTGGCAACGCGTGGGACTGTTCTTACAGACTCTGACCAGTTCTATTTCAACTGGTATGCTCACATTGACGTTCACGAAGAGATGATCAag GATCGTGTGCGGACTGATGCTTATAAGAATGCAATAATGCGTCATAAGGATTTTATTAGAGACAAA GTTGTACTTGATGTTGGATGCGGCACTGGCATCCTTGCTATATTTTGTGCTCAGGCTGGTGCAAGACGG GTGTATGCAGTTGAAGCAAGTAACATTGCCCTGCAG ACAATCCGTGTTGTTGAAGCTAACAATCTTTTGAACATTATCACGGTATTGCACGGACGAGTTGAG GATGTTGAAATCGGTGAAAAGGTTGATGTTATAATTTCAGAATGGATGGGCTATATGCTTCTATGTGAG AGTATGCTTGGAAGTGTTATTACTGCCAGAGATCGCTGGCTCAAACCTGGAGGTCTAGTTCTTCCTTCAAAGGCAacg TTGTACATGGCTCCTTTTACACATGCAAAAAGATACCGGGAAAGCATTGACTTCTGGCGAAGTGTTTATGGAATTAATA TGTCTGCCATGGTACCATTAGCAAAACAGTGTGCATTCGTGGGACCTTCTGTGGAGACAATTACCAGTGAAAATGTTTTGGCATGGCCACAAGTG GTGAAATGTGTGAACTGTTCTTCTGTTACCATTCCTGAGCTAGAATCTATAACAACAAGGTTTAAGTTCAATTCATTGGTGAAAG CACCACTACATGGTTTTGCATTTTGGTTTGATGTTGAATTTACTAGGCTATCACCAGAGCCAATAAGTTTTCAGTTATCAACTTCACTTGTTGACGATCATCCAGTGGGTAGTCAGAGACAAGATTTGAGAGACCCTACACTGCTCCTGTCCACTGCACCTGAAGCCCTGCCAACACATTGGCAACAG ACCTTGATATACTTTTATGAGCCGATAGAACTGGAACAAGATCAACTTATTGAAGGAAAAGTGACATTATCACAAAGCCAAGAAAATCACCGGAATCTGAATATTGAACTTGTATATGC GAGGTCAATCATATGTCAAAGTGTCTGTTATGTGAAAGTGTCTGACAACATTCCTTGA
- the LOC114402568 gene encoding probable protein arginine N-methyltransferase 6 isoform X2, with the protein MQQPEKQINAPAGMPLPERRRRRRSSGICATSGVRVQPQEEQQQVATRGTVLTDSDQFYFNWYAHIDVHEEMIKDRVRTDAYKNAIMRHKDFIRDKVVLDVGCGTGILAIFCAQAGARRVYAVEASNIALQTIRVVEANNLLNIITVLHGRVEDVEIGEKVDVIISEWMGYMLLCESMLGSVITARDRWLKPGGLVLPSKATLYMAPFTHAKRYRESIDFWRSVYGINMSAMVPLAKQCAFVGPSVETITSENVLAWPQVVKCVNCSSVTIPELESITTRFKFNSLVKAPLHGFAFWFDVEFTRLSPEPISFQLSTSLVDDHPVGSQRQDLRDPTLLLSTAPEALPTHWQQTLIYFYEPIELEQDQLIEGKVTLSQSQENHRNLNIELVYATGGQSYVKVSVM; encoded by the exons ATGCAGCAGCCGGAGAAGCAGATTAACGCGCCAGCCGGAATGCCTCTCCCGGAGCGCCGGAGAAGGCGACGGAGCTCTGGTATATGTGCCACTTCCGGTGTTAGGGTTCAGCCAcaagaagaacaacaacaagTGGCAACGCGTGGGACTGTTCTTACAGACTCTGACCAGTTCTATTTCAACTGGTATGCTCACATTGACGTTCACGAAGAGATGATCAag GATCGTGTGCGGACTGATGCTTATAAGAATGCAATAATGCGTCATAAGGATTTTATTAGAGACAAA GTTGTACTTGATGTTGGATGCGGCACTGGCATCCTTGCTATATTTTGTGCTCAGGCTGGTGCAAGACGG GTGTATGCAGTTGAAGCAAGTAACATTGCCCTGCAG ACAATCCGTGTTGTTGAAGCTAACAATCTTTTGAACATTATCACGGTATTGCACGGACGAGTTGAG GATGTTGAAATCGGTGAAAAGGTTGATGTTATAATTTCAGAATGGATGGGCTATATGCTTCTATGTGAG AGTATGCTTGGAAGTGTTATTACTGCCAGAGATCGCTGGCTCAAACCTGGAGGTCTAGTTCTTCCTTCAAAGGCAacg TTGTACATGGCTCCTTTTACACATGCAAAAAGATACCGGGAAAGCATTGACTTCTGGCGAAGTGTTTATGGAATTAATA TGTCTGCCATGGTACCATTAGCAAAACAGTGTGCATTCGTGGGACCTTCTGTGGAGACAATTACCAGTGAAAATGTTTTGGCATGGCCACAAGTG GTGAAATGTGTGAACTGTTCTTCTGTTACCATTCCTGAGCTAGAATCTATAACAACAAGGTTTAAGTTCAATTCATTGGTGAAAG CACCACTACATGGTTTTGCATTTTGGTTTGATGTTGAATTTACTAGGCTATCACCAGAGCCAATAAGTTTTCAGTTATCAACTTCACTTGTTGACGATCATCCAGTGGGTAGTCAGAGACAAGATTTGAGAGACCCTACACTGCTCCTGTCCACTGCACCTGAAGCCCTGCCAACACATTGGCAACAG ACCTTGATATACTTTTATGAGCCGATAGAACTGGAACAAGATCAACTTATTGAAGGAAAAGTGACATTATCACAAAGCCAAGAAAATCACCGGAATCTGAATATTGAACTTGTATATGC TACAGGAGGTCAATCATATGTCAAAGTGTCTGTTATGTGA
- the LOC114401667 gene encoding probable glutathione S-transferase, with the protein MGDVKVLGFWSSPFVHRVIWALKLKNISYEYIEVDRFNKSELLLQSNPVYKKVPVLIHGGKAIAESLVILEYIEETWPENHPLLPKDNHQRALARFWIKFGEDSIASITDLFLGPSKDEQERASAKKKAEETIMVMEEQGLGDKKFFGGNNIGMVDIAHGCLSHWLEGLEEIVGMKLIEPNKFPRLHAWTQNFKQVPVIKENLPDYEKLLIHLEWRRQGYVT; encoded by the exons ATGGGAGATGTGAAAGTACTTGGATTTTGGTCAAGCCCTTTCGTTCATAGAGTGATATGGGCTCTAAAGTTGAAGAACATTAGTTATGAGTACATAGAGGTTGATAGGTTCAACAAAAGTGAGCTACTTCTTCAATCCAATCCAGTTTACAAGAAAGTTCCTGTGCTTATTCATGGAGGCAAAGCCATTGCAGAGTCTCTTGTCATTCTTGAATACATCGAAGAAACATGGCCAGAGAACCACCCATTGCTGCCAAAAGACAACCATCAAAGGGCATTGGCTCGCTTTTGGATTAAATTTGGAGAGGATTCG ATTGCTTCTATTACCGATTTGTTTCTTGGACCCTCTAAAGATGAACAAGAAAGAGCAAGTGCAAAGAAAAAGGCAGAAGAAACTATCATGGTAATGGAAGAGCAAGGCCTAGGAGACAAGAAGTTCTTTGGAGGCAACAATATTGGAATGGTGGATATAGCTCATGGATGCCTAAGTCATTGGTTAGAAGGCTTGGAGGAAATTGTGGGGATGAAATTGATTGAGCCAAACAAATTTCCTCGGTTGCATGCGTGGACTCAAAATTTCAAGCAAGTTCCTGTTATTAAAGAAAACCTTCCTGATTATGAGAAACTGTTGATCCATCTTGAATGGCGTAGGCAGGGATATGTTACATAG